In Gouania willdenowi chromosome 15, fGouWil2.1, whole genome shotgun sequence, one DNA window encodes the following:
- the cdk1 gene encoding cyclin-dependent kinase 1, with amino-acid sequence MEDYLKIEKIGEGTYGVVYKGRHKTTGQVVAMKKIRLESEEEGVPSTAVREVSLLQELKHPNVVRLLDVLMQESRLYLIFEFLSMDLKKYLDSIPSGQYMEPMLVKSYLYQILEGIYFCHCRRVLHRDLKPQNLLIDNKGVIKLADFGLARAFGVPVRVYTHEVVTLWYRAPEVLLGSPRYSTPVDVWSTGTIFAELATKKPLFHGDSEIDQLFRIFRTLGTPNNDVWPDVESLPDYKNTFPKWKSANLSSMVKNLDKKGLDLLGKMLIYNPPKRVSAREALTHPYFDDLDKSTLPAASINNI; translated from the exons ATGGAAGACTACTTGAAAATAGAGAAAATTGGTGAAG GTACGTATGGGGTGGTGTACAAAGGCCGACATAAGACCACAGGACAAGTTGTGGCGATGAAGAAAATTCGTCTGGAAAGCGAAGAAGAAGGAGTTCCCAGCACTGCAGTCAGAGAGGTTTCTTTACTCCAGGAGCTGAAGCATCCAAACGTTGTCCG ACTCCTGGATGTCCTGATGCAAGAGTCTCGTCTCTACCTCATCTTTGAGTTCCTGTCTATGGATCTGAAGAAGTACTTGGACTCCATCCCCTCTGGTCAATACATGGAGCCAATGCTAGTCAAG AGCTACCTGTACCAGATATTGGAGGGCATCTACTTCTGCCACTGTCGCCGAGTCCTCCACCGGGACCTAAAGCCACAGAACCTTCTGATTGATAACAAAGGCGTGATTAAACTGGCCGACTTTGGGCTGGCGCGAGCCTTCGGCGTTCCTGTCAGAGTTTACACTCACGAG GTGGTCACTCTGTGGTACCGCGCTCCAGAGGTTCTCCTGGGTTCGCCTCGATATTCTACCCCCGTTGACGTGTGGAGCACCGGAACCATCTTTGCTGAGCTGGCAACTAAAAAGCCTCTGTTTCACGGAGACTCAGAGATAGACCAACTCTTCAGGATTTTCAG GACTTTGGGAACCCCGAACAACGACGTATGGCCTGATGTGGAAAGTCTTCCCGACTATAAAAACACTTTCCCTAAATGGAAGAGTGCCAACCTGTCGTCTATGGTGAAGAACCTGGATAAGAAAGGCCTGGATCTGCTTGGG AAAATGTTGATCTACAATCCTCCAAAGAGGGTCTCTGCACGTGAGGCCTTGACTCATCCCTACTTTGATGACTTGGACAAGTCCACGCTGCCTGCTGCCAGCATCAACAACATCTAA